In one window of Ruminococcus albus AD2013 DNA:
- a CDS encoding TIGR04002 family protein produces MTATNAAQSKRTDREKVLYLTLAGVFAAMIYLLTAFVKVPTGAGYTHAGDSAVFLAACLLPAPYAAAAAAIGAGLADGLGGFVVWLPATLVIKALAALCFSSKTETIVNKRNILALIPALILCAVGYSLYQGIFMSGGISKTAFAAAFAQVPAYCVQTGIGAAIYITVGTVLDKMKFKQHLLHKAAR; encoded by the coding sequence ATGACAGCAACAAATGCTGCACAAAGCAAAAGAACGGACAGGGAGAAAGTATTATATCTGACACTTGCGGGGGTCTTCGCGGCGATGATATATCTGCTGACTGCCTTTGTAAAAGTCCCCACAGGTGCGGGATATACTCACGCGGGTGACAGCGCGGTATTTCTGGCGGCTTGTCTTCTTCCTGCGCCTTATGCGGCGGCAGCTGCGGCGATAGGTGCGGGTCTGGCTGATGGTCTGGGCGGATTCGTGGTATGGCTTCCCGCAACACTGGTGATAAAGGCACTGGCGGCGCTGTGCTTTTCCTCTAAAACCGAAACTATCGTCAACAAAAGGAATATCCTTGCGCTTATCCCCGCACTTATCCTCTGTGCCGTGGGATACAGCCTGTATCAGGGAATTTTCATGTCGGGCGGGATTTCAAAGACCGCTTTTGCCGCGGCATTCGCTCAGGTGCCAGCCTACTGCGTACAGACAGGTATCGGTGCGGCTATATACATTACGGTCGGAACTGTACTCGATAAAATGAAATTCAAACAGCACCTCTTACACAAAGCGGCACGCTGA
- a CDS encoding purine-nucleoside phosphorylase: MCEISEKLEKAKEYICKRAGIKPAVGIVLGSGLGNFAERAEIVSEIPYEDIPCFPRSTVEGHKGRFVFGKIGKTPVVIMQGRVHYYEGYPMEDVIMPARIMGLLGIKTLLLTNASGGVNKGFSAGDLMLIKDHISCFVPNPLIGNNLSELGTRFPDMSEVYDRELSGRIKACTESLGTELKEGVYCQLTGPSYETPAEIKMLSVLGADAVGMSTAVEAIAARHMGVRVCGISLITNMAAGISEVPLSHEEVKEAADKAEVKFGALVERFIAGLSE, translated from the coding sequence ATGTGTGAAATCTCTGAAAAGCTGGAAAAAGCGAAAGAATACATATGCAAGCGTGCGGGTATCAAGCCCGCGGTCGGAATCGTTCTCGGTTCGGGACTCGGCAATTTTGCCGAGAGAGCGGAGATAGTTTCGGAGATACCATATGAGGATATCCCATGTTTTCCCCGTTCCACCGTTGAGGGGCACAAAGGACGCTTCGTTTTCGGAAAGATAGGTAAAACTCCCGTTGTGATAATGCAGGGTCGTGTGCATTACTATGAGGGTTATCCCATGGAGGACGTCATCATGCCCGCAAGGATAATGGGGCTTCTCGGTATAAAGACCCTCCTGCTGACAAACGCGTCAGGAGGCGTGAATAAAGGCTTCAGCGCAGGCGACCTTATGCTTATAAAAGACCACATCTCCTGCTTTGTGCCTAATCCGCTGATAGGAAATAATCTTTCTGAACTCGGTACAAGATTCCCTGATATGAGCGAGGTCTATGACCGCGAGCTAAGCGGCAGGATAAAGGCTTGCACCGAAAGTCTGGGTACAGAGCTGAAAGAGGGCGTATACTGTCAGCTGACGGGTCCCTCATATGAAACTCCCGCGGAGATAAAAATGCTCTCGGTGCTTGGAGCTGATGCTGTTGGTATGTCAACGGCGGTAGAAGCTATCGCGGCGCGGCATATGGGAGTGCGTGTCTGCGGTATATCGCTGATAACCAATATGGCGGCAGGCATATCGGAAGTACCCCTTTCTCACGAGGAAGTCAAGGAAGCCGCTGACAAAGCCGAGGTAAAATTCGGGGCTCTGGTGGAGCGTTTCATCGCAGGGCTTTCGGAATGA